The Gadus macrocephalus chromosome 21, ASM3116895v1 genome has a segment encoding these proteins:
- the pex3 gene encoding peroxisomal biogenesis factor 3: protein MFSSVWNFVKRHKRKFIFTGALVGGAYFLGRYAQKKMRDIGEREAGEYISQARRQFHFESNQRTCNMTVLSMLPTLREAIIHQLNSESLTALLKTKPANRLEIWEDLKIISFTRSIAAVYSTCMLVVLLRVKLNIIGGYLYLDNSAGGAAASSMAPPDVQQQYLSSIQHLLGDGLTELITAVKRAVQETFGDVSLKHSLSLSELEQQVSWVRAQVEGGSSTDPGAPSRRPLTWYMMADEESTLADQACGLTENDVLTVKLLNETRDMLESPDFNTVLTTVLNRGFSRLLDNLSEFFRPPPGDSAPISAADSLAEVSLPLAKIIPIINGQINTICSETPSYFVQDLLMIEQVKDFAANIYESFSVPQDLQK, encoded by the exons ATGTTCTCGTCTGTTTGGAATTTCGTGAAACGCCACAAGAGGAAATTTATCTTTACAGGAGCTCTGGTCGGAG GGGCGTACTTCCTGGGGAGGTATGCCCAGAAGAAGATGCGGGACATCGGGGAGCGGGAGGCGGGGGAGTACATCTCCCAGGCCCGCCGGCAGTTCCACTTCGAGAGCAACCAGAGGACGTGCAACATGACCG ttctgTCCATGCTCCCTACACTAAGAGAAGCCATCATTCACCAGCTGAACTCGGAGAGCCTCACAGCGCTGCTCAAAACCAA ACCAGCAAATAGGCTGGAGATCTGGGAGGACCTGAAGATCATCA GTTTCACGCGGAGCATCGCGGCCGTCTACAGCACCTGCATGCTGGTGGTGCTGCTCAGGGTGAAGCTCAACATCATCGGGGGATACCTGTACCTGGACAACTCGGCAGGGGGCGCTGCCGCC AGCTCCATGGCTCCTCCAGATGTGCAGCAGCAGTATCTGTCCAGTATTCAGCACCTCCTGGGAGATG GTCTAACAGAGTTGATAACGGCGGTGAAGCGAGCGGTCCAGGAGACATTTGGAGA tgtgtctcTGAagcacagcctctctctgtcgGAGCTGGAGCAGCAGGTGAGCTGGGTGAGGGCCCAGGTGGAGGGGGGCTCCTCGACGGACCCCGGGGCACCCTCCCGCCGGCCCCTCACCTGGTACATGATGGCCGACGAGGAGAGCACGCTGGCCGACCAG GCTTGTGGGCTGACGGAGAACGACGTGTTGACGGTGAAGCTGCTCAACGAGACCAGAGACATGTTGGAGAG TCCGGACTTCAACACGGTCCTCACCACGGTCCTCAACCGAGGCTTCTCTCGTCTCCTTGACAACCTGTCAGAGTTCTTCCGCCCGCCCCCCGGGGACTCGGCCCCCATCTCCGCTGCTGATAG CCTAGCTGAGGTGAGCCTACCACTGGCTAAGATCATCCCCATCATCAACGGTCAGATCAACACCatctgcagtgagacccccagctACTTTGTCCAG gaCCTGCTGATGATAGAGCAGGTGAAGGACTTTGCGGCAAACATCTACGAGAGCTTCAGCGTCCCGCAGGACCTTCAGAAGTGA
- the adat2 gene encoding tRNA-specific adenosine deaminase 2 — protein sequence MGKETEMNGADLKPGFCPTDGEIEKWMASAFDMAKDALENGEVPVGCLMVYNNQVVGKGRNEVNETKNATRHAEMVALDQVLEWCRHGDVDPQSVCMRTVLYVTVEPCIMCAAALRLLHIPVVVYGCGNERFGGCGSVLDVSAAQLPHTGTAFKCVAGYRAQEAVEMLKAFYKQENPNAPKPKARKD from the exons ATGGGAAAGGAGACCGAAATGAACGGCGCTGATTTAAAACCGGGCTTCTGTCCAACCGATGGAGAAATTGAAAAGTGGATGGCCAGTGCTTTTGACATG GCCAAGGATGCTCTGGAGAACGGAGAGGTTCCTGTCGGCTGCCTCATGGTCTACAACAACCAGGTCGTGGGAAAGGGCAGAAACGAGGTCAACGAGACCAAAAAT GCCACCCGTCATGCTGAGATGGTGGCCCTGGACCAGGTGCTGGAGTGGTGTCGGCATGGCGACGTGGATCCCcagagtgtgtgcatgaggaCGGTTCTCTACGTCACGGTGGAGCCCTGCATCATGTGTGCGGCTGCCCTGCGCCTGCTCC ACATCCCGGTGGTGGTGTATGGCTGTGGCAACGAGCGGTTCGGAGGCTGTGGCTCGGTGCTGGACGTCTCGGCTGCACAGCTCCCTCACACTGGAACCGCCTTCAAG tgtgtagcAGGCTACAGGGCGCAGGAGGCGGTTGAGATGCTGAAGGCCTTTTACAAACAGGAGAACCCAAACG CCCCTAAACCCAAAGCAAGGAAGGATTAA